In Zingiber officinale cultivar Zhangliang chromosome 6A, Zo_v1.1, whole genome shotgun sequence, a single genomic region encodes these proteins:
- the LOC121995291 gene encoding proteasome subunit beta type-6-like, which translates to MDLNAPHGTTIVGVTYDGVVVLGADSRVTLEMGVTIDSMTNKIIQLTDKIYICRSGPAAASEVLSDYVRNICLINKSEIQFGQPAKVKDAANLVRLFSYKNKNMRQMGVIVGGWDKYEGGQIFAVPPGGAILKLPFAIEGSGSRHIRDFVDMTWREGMGKVEAELFVIKVVSRAIAKDEASGGLVRTVTINSDGAIKNSYTPDDDEDDDDDDDDDEDDDDDDDDDDEDDDGGDEEEEEDDGDDGDEEEEDNGDDGRQPTADDEDDGDNGDDVDEEEEDDGDDGCQPTADDEDDGDDGDDGDEEEEEEDGDDGCQPTADDEDYGDDGGDGDEDGGRTTADDDSDDLKP; encoded by the exons ATGGATCTCAATGCTCCCCACGGAACTACGATCGTCGGCGTTACCTACGACGGCGTCGTCGTCCTTGGTGCGGATTCCAGGGTGACTTTAGAAATGGGTGTCACAATTGATTCGATGACGAACAAGATCATCCAGCTAACggataaaatttatatttgtCGTTCAGGACCG GCTGCTGCTTCTGAGGTTCTCTCAGATTATGTTAGAAACATATGCTTGATCAACAAGAGTGA AATTCAATTTGGGCAACCTGCAAAGGTCAAAGATGCGGCTAATTTAGTTAGattattttcttataaaaataaG AACATGAGACAAATGGGTGTGATTGTTGGTGGATGGGATAAGTACGAAGGAGGCCAAATATTTGCAGTACCACCGGGAGGGGCCATTTTGAAACTGCCTTTTGCAATTGAGG GATCCGGCTCACGCCACATTAGAGATTTTGTTGACATGACATGGAGAGAAGGGATGGGGAAAGTTGAAGCTGAG CTATTTGTAATTAAAGTTGTATCACGTGCTATCGCCAAAGATGAAGCGAGTGGAGGACTTGTTCGCACAGTTACC ATAAACTCTGATGGTGCCATAAAAAATTCCTATACACCCGACGACGACgaggacgacgacgatgacgacgacgacgacgaggatGACGACGATGACGACGACGATGACGACGAGGACGACGACGGAggcgacgaggaggaggaggaggatgacggCGACGACggcgacgaggaggaggaggacaacGGCGACGACGGCCGCCAGCCGACGGCGGACGACGAAGACGACGGCGATAACGGCGACGACGttgacgaggaggaggaggacgacgGCGACGACGGCTGCCAGCCGACGGCGGACGACGAAGACGACGGCGATGACGGCGACGACggcgacgaggaggaggaggaggaggacggcGACGACGGCTGCCAGCCGACGGCGGACGACGAAGACTACGGCGATGACGGCGGTGACGGCGATGAGGACGGCGGACGGACGACGGCGGACGACGACAGCGACGATCTGAAGCCATAA